The following DNA comes from Brassica oleracea var. oleracea cultivar TO1000 chromosome C5, BOL, whole genome shotgun sequence.
TAGAAAGACTAAGCCGGTTCCTGATCATCTTCTACAACTCCACTGTCATTGTATCAGCTTCCACCTCTCTCAATGCTTTCAAATGTTACGGGGAGATTGTAACCATAGCCGCGAACCTGCAGGATTTGAGCCATAGCAGAGATCATGAGATGAAGAAAAAGGCTGTGGAGATGTATAAGAAGTTTGACAAGTATTGGGATGGGCTACAAAACATCAACAAGATGTTAATTGTGGCGACTGTATTTGATCCAACGAAGAAGATGGATCTTGCAAGCATGTGCTTTGATGAGCTTTATGGAGAGGGCAGCTTGGAAGGCAAGGAGATGTATGACTCTGTGATAAGGATTCTGCGTAGCTTGTTCAAGGAGTATAGTGAGAGATATGGGAGGAGTCGAAGAGGGGATTCTGATGATTCAAAAAAATCCAGCACCCAAGCCTCTCAATGTAGCCAACAAGAACATCAATCAACTGATACTTTGGAGTTGGTTGAAGATGGTTTAGGCTACAAGAGGATTGACCGAAAGTATAAGAAGAAGCTAAGTGAGACAGGAGTGAGAGACAAACGTGATGAGCTTGACATATACTTGAAAGAAGCTGTTGAGAATCCAGATTTTATGCTTGGTGTGGAATACGATGTACTATCTTTCTGGAAGAGAAACTGTACCAAGTTTCCTGTTCTGTCACTGATTGCAAAGGATGTTTTGGCCCTGCAAGTTTCTTCTGTTGCATCTGAGAGTGCCTTCAGTACAAGTGGGAGGTTAATTGACCCTTCTAGGAGCTGCCTTACTCACTACATGATTGAGGTTCTGATGTGTACCGAGCAGTGGCTAAAAGAGGACATTCGGTGTGAGTCAAGAGTGATTACAAATGCACAAATTCTTGAGGAAATTGAAGAACTTGAGAAACTTGAAAGAGGTATGTCTTCAATCTACTTGTTCACGTTATGTTGATTCTTATATGTGTTTATAATGACATGCTTGTTTCTGTATTTTCAATAGAATTTGCTGATTGAATTCAGGGGACTATCACAACTCACAATGTAATGTTTGCTCTCTCTTTCTATGAAGTTTACAATGTCTATGATTGAGTTTTCTGATTGAATACACTGCTTTTTCTGCTTACAAATATTTTGTTTCTGTTATAATGCTGTTGTTATTCTGTTTTGGCAGGAATAAAAGCTTATCAAGTGCGTCTGTGTTTGTCAAATGATCGTGTCCTCGAAAGATTATCTTATGCTTTGTTGTTTGTCTTTTTAAAACTTTGTTGTTGTTCTTTTCTTCCTATTTTCGGAGTTGATGTGTTTTGCCAAAGTCATAGAGACTTTGTTGTTGTTTTTTTCTTGCTACTTTCGGTCCTTTTGGATGTTTTATCGGATTTGATGTGTTTGGATGTTTTTTCTTATGAAAAGTTGCTATTTTTCGGATAATTGTGTTTAAGATGCTTTATAATTCAGTTTACTCATTATGTTTTTTATGTTTAATTTTTTTAATTATGTATTGTACTTCAGTATAATCCGAACCGAACCGAAAAACCCGAAACCGAATGATATATGACTACTTTACGGGTTTTAAGATGCAATACAAATTATAACCGAAACCGAAGTGATATTATCCGAATCCGACCCGTATTTAAAAAAAAATTACTATGGGTCTTTGAAGCATAAACCCGAAAACCCGAAAACCCGTAAAACCCGACCCGAAAGCCAACGGGTACCCGAACGCCCAGGCCTAAACCAAACATAACTTTTTTTTTCTTTTAATTAATTATTAATTAAACTAATTAATCACTTTTTTCTCAACTATCCTCTTTATAAATAACTCAGAATTCCCCGCCCTTGAAACACAAAAAAAAAATCAAGAACCAACAAGAAAATGGAAGAAGAAATATATTTCCCTGACACCGATCTTGATCTCAGCTTCACATCCACCGTCACCGACCGCACATTCGCCTCCTCAAGCGGTCGGTCCAGCCTAACCCTAAGCTTCAATGACAGGCTCTCCACTTCCTCAGCCGTTACAACCTCATCCACATCCTCCTCAACCATCAACCACCGTCGCCAAGATCCTCACTGGTCGGCAATCAAATCAGCTAAGCTCCTCTCCTCCGACGGAAACATCCACCTTCGCCACCTGAAACTAATACGCCACCTCGGCACTGGAAACCTCGGCCGCGTCTTCCTATGCAACCTCCGTGACTCCTCCGCAAGATTCGCCCTAAAAGTCATCGACCGTAACAACCTAACCACGGCCAAGAAGCTATCTCAGGTCGAGACGGAGGCAGAGATCCTCTCTTTGCTAGACCACCCTTTCCTCCCTACACTCCACGCTCGTATCGATGAGTCTCACTACACGTGCCTCCTCATCGATTACGCTCCCAACGGAGACTTACATTCCTTGCTACGCAAGCAACCTGGTAACCGTTTACCGCTTCAGCCGGTTAGATTCTTCGCCGCCGAAGTTCTCGTCGCCTTAGAGTACCTCCACGCGATGGGAATCGTGTACCGAGATCTTAAACCGGAAAACGTTTTGCTCCGAGAGGACGGACACGTCATGCTATCGGACTTCGACCTATGTTTCAAATCCGACGTTGTCCCCACTTTTAAATCTCGCCGCTACCGGAGAACATCCTCTTCGCCATCGCTTCGCCGGCGGCGAAGCGGTTGCTTCTCTGCCGCACCGGCCGAGGAGAAGTACGAGAGGGAGGAGATCGTTTCAGAGTTTACTGCGGAGCCAGTGACGGCGTTTTCACGTTCTTGCGTCGGAACACATGAGTATCTTGCGCCGGAGCTAGTCTCCGGCAACGGACACGGAAGCGGAGTAGACTGGTGGGCGTTCGGAATATTCCTCTACGAGCTATTATACGGAACGACGCCGTTTAAAGGAGATAGTAAAGAGCAAACACTGCGCAACATAGTGTCGACCACTAAGACCGTGAGGTTCCACGTGGACAGTGACTTGGATGAAGCTAGGGACTTGATTGAGAAGCTTTTGGTTAAGGACCCGAAGAAGAGGCTAGGATGCGCCAGGGGTGCGCAAGATATCAAACGGCATCCGTTCTTCGACGGGATCAAGTGGCCGTTGATTAGGCATTATAAGCCACCGGAGGAAGTTAGAGGGCTTGTGATCAAGAAGTCGACGAGAGCACATGCTGGTCACGTGACTGCCGTTACGCCGCGACGGAGGAAGTCGTTTTTGTGGAGGGCGTTGTCTTATATACTGCGCGGTAAAAGCTCTAGTGGTGGGAGTAAAAATCAGAGCAATAGTAATTATTATCATTATGTAGGGAAAAGCTACGCGAGTCGCAAACGCGTTTAAGGCTGTCTCACGTTTTATGTTTGCTTTCTTCAATTTTCTTATACGAGTTTAGAGGTAAATCAATACAAACATTGAGGGTGTATATGTGTGTGTATACAATAGGATGTTCAACGATTTTGTATATGGAAATTATACCAGACTGAATACTATTTTGTCATTATTAAAAAAAATTGTCATATCTTTGTCTATTATATATATACTTGAATGCAGTAGATATGGTGTTTTATCGATTCCAAGGGCTAAAATTATTTTTTTCATGTTGATATAGAGACTAAAACAAACACTCCCTTACATATTTTGAGATTTTAGTACTAATTTCATGGCAAGCTATAAAAAATATACGGATTAAAGGAAAAATGGAGTTCTCTAAAAACGATTGGTAGATGAGTTTACTGAGAAAGAATGAGAGGAAACATGCAAGATTGTTTTTCAGTTGGATTGCACATTTGCACCTTTGCCACCTTGAAAACATCCATAAAATCTCTTATATATTAAAAGAGAAGTAGAGTAATAAATGCATTCACACTATAATAGACATGTGACAGTTACACAATGATTTGATAATAAGTATGCTAACCCGTTCACACTATATTCATAAATGCGTTCACACTATGTACTCTGCGTTTTTTTTAATATAAAACTCACATACATGATTTCAATAAAACTCTGGATTTTTTCGGTTCGAATAAAAATAGATAACGAATCAAAAGCCAAACTATATATACAGATAAAACTAAGCAAAATATTCATAAATTTTTATTCGATTCGTTATCCGTTTTGATTTGAACCAAAAAATCTGGATATCCGTAACTCTATGAAACAAATCAAAAAAATACAATATCCAAAAAAGAAGCAAATCACAAATACCAATATTTCCAGGAACAAATATCTAATTCGATGTGTTATATACATATATATACATATATTTAAAGAATTATATATATATGTTATATATATTATAATTTATATCAGTTTTACAATATTTTATGAATTAAATTTATTATATTAGGTACTAGAATTCAAAAATTTAAATAATTTTTTCTTTTTGTAATAAAATATTATTAAAATTTTCAATTATTTTTAAATTTTAGTTTTATTTACGGATCAAATCGGATATTCTTTAAAATTCTAAAACATTTCGGATATCCGAGTCACCGAATATCTAGGTGGCTAAAGATCGAATCGACACGAATGCTTCCAAATACCCATATATTTGATATGTGTCCACCCCTATTTACGGATACAATTTCATTTCCTTTATATGAAAAATTGACTAATGTCAAGGCCTTTTTTATTTTAAATTAATTTTAATTTTATTTTTCATGTATTATTTTGAAAAAAATGTCATTTAATATTAATTAATAATATCTTTATATATTTGTCAACTATTTTTATATACTTTTTACATACACATACATGTGCACCTTGTAACTAAGTATTCACCATAACTGAAGTATCTAATTTTTTTTGAAAGTTGAAATATTTTTTTCTTAATGCTTCTTTGACTACCGACCAAATTGTAGTGAAATGATTTGTCTTAATAATTTTATTTTCTTTTTATTAAACTATTATCTGTTTAGAAACTATAATACGAAACTATTGGTTCGACATGACGACTATCTAAAATTCATAACATGAAAATAAACAAATAATATTAATTTTTAGTTTTTACCGGAAAAAATCAAAAAAATCAAATATTTTAACCGAATAAACTAAAATGAATATTAATTTAAAATAATAGTCATATTTTAGAAGATTAAAAACCAAAAAAAAAACTTAAAACCGAACCAAAATCCAGATTAAACAGATTTAATGTCTTTTTATTAAAAATAACTAAACTACTAATCACATCATGCGCAAAGCGCGGATTATTACATAGTATATATTAAAAGAAAATCATTACAACCTTTTAACTATGACACATGTCATCATTAAAATGATTCTTAGAATTACTAGAAAATTAAGTTGGTCCATCTAAACATATACTATACTTTTTGTTAAACTAATCATAAAATAATTATTAATATACAAAATGATAGTTTCTTTTTTTTTTCTTAAATGAAAGCTATGGAATGATCAAATATAATTAAAATATATATGATCAAATATAATTAAAATATCCAAGGGACACACTTAAAATAGCAGAATTAGAATCAGCATTTTGGGCTGAGGCACATGTAGTAAATGATCAAACGAGGGGGCATCAAGTACATACCAGACCCACACTAGCGACTCCAGGACGATGGTGCTTCATAGATGGTTCATGGAAAGATAAGAATTTATTTTCAGGGCAAGGCTTGTATAGCACTTTACCGGGTTTTGATGGTTTATTAGGGACAAGGAATGTAAGAGCATGTTTTTCACCTCTTCATTCGGAGGTGAGGGCATTAATTTGGGCAATTGAATGTATAAATAATTTAATACAGTTTGAGGTTACGTTTGCAACAGATTGTTCTCAATTGGTGAAGATGGTTTCGGAACCAGAAGAATGACCAGCATTTAAAAGTTACCTTGAAGAAATTAAGCTTTTAGAAAGAAGATTCCTCAACTCACATATCGTTCATGTACCCCAGACGGAGAACCTACGGGCGGATAGCTTAGCACGCAGTGCTAGGAAACAACCGTCTTTCGTCGTTCACATAGATGCGGAGTTACCGATTTGGTTTATAGAGTCAAGATGAGTCTGTAAATGTTTGTTGTAAAATATATATATATTGCAATTAATTATTTCAAATAGTAAAGATTTTGTAACAATTTGTATATCCTTCATCATTATTGTTTAATATATATTAATAATATAAAATTAAACAATCATATTCACCATATAATAAAATTTATAATATTTCATATATGTTACATTTTGAATTTTAAAAAAAACTTTAAATTACTTAAGTTTTTTAAAGTCTCACATTTAAAATTTTGTGATCAGTATTTTTAAAAAATCAAGTCGACAATAGATCTAACAAACCGTTTCAACAAAATTTAATCCCCTTTTCATTTTTCTTTTATTGGTGACTATTTTCTTCCCTAAAAAAATAAAATACTTGACAGATTTGGACAAGATCATTTTTAACAAATTAAATTTTTAAACAATCATTTAGTCTATTTAATATTTTGCTTAAGCTTAGCATAAAATCCAACACATATGTTAGATATATTTCACAAAGCCAATAATTTCATATCTACTATTAATATACAAAAAAATATTAAAACACCTAAATATATTATTATGTTTGATGTCATTACAATACATGTGGTATAATGTATTGTACGTGTAACAAATTCGTAATGTAAATCTTAAAAACATATTTAATTTCGCGCAAGACGCGGGTTATTACCTAGTAAAGTTAAAAGATGTTAAACACACGATAATCACACAATAATGGTTGGATACAGATGGGTCTAGATGGTAAGTCCGATCATATTAAAAAAATATCGAGGCGGTAGTTAAGATTGGGCTTTACCGTCAGGACTTTTATATCTCCGCTGACTCTGAAGGATGCTAGTAGCCCACGTCGCATCCTTCAATTGATTGGAATGTGGTCGTATTGGTTAGGTTATTCAGAATAACATAATAAAATTTTCTGATTCTTGTTAGGCTTAGAATCCTTAGACACACCATAACATATATATACTGAAGTCTTCATATCTTAACATGTATGGTTTGATGGGGATTTGAATGTGATACAGATCTGTTGTTATCCCGAAATTGATACACGAAGTAACGAAGAATTGATTAGAAAAATGAGGAAGAAATCAAGAGGGGTGATTTTGTTATACCAGCTGTAAAACTGCGAGGAATGATAGGGATGATTTTGTTTTGAGTGAGTAAATATAATTATATGACAATGGTTAAAGATTATGTTTATAAACACAAGCTGAGATATGGGTTGACCGACAACAATGTAGTTCATATTTGTATTTGTGATTTATACTTAAAAGTAACTAACTACTTAGAGCATGATTATCGGGATTGCTTAGTTAGGTTGCTTAAATTAATTTTGATTAAAAAAAAATCACCTTTTAATTCAAGAACCGACGCTTAATTAGGAACAATAAGATACGTCGCTTATCTCTTCCTCTCTCTCATCTCTATCTCTATCTCTATCTCTCTCCCCACTTCCTGAAATCAGTCGATTTCGATTCCAAAATGTCGTGATTGATCTCTTCTCCTGGGATGATCTCGTCGTCGTCGTCTTTGATCGTCTCGAGGGATAGGGATTGGGTTCGATCGCCTCACCGCCAGTGGTGGATGTAGAACTATTATTAATCGGGGGCACAAAATTCTAATCAACTCATTTAAAATATAAAATAAAGTTTCATTACTAAAAAAATTTCTTACAAAATTATCTTACGAAATTTCATATTTTGGATATCCATTTATTCTTTTCTTATTTCCTGAATCACC
Coding sequences within:
- the LOC106293120 gene encoding serine/threonine-protein kinase WAG2 produces the protein MEEEIYFPDTDLDLSFTSTVTDRTFASSSGRSSLTLSFNDRLSTSSAVTTSSTSSSTINHRRQDPHWSAIKSAKLLSSDGNIHLRHLKLIRHLGTGNLGRVFLCNLRDSSARFALKVIDRNNLTTAKKLSQVETEAEILSLLDHPFLPTLHARIDESHYTCLLIDYAPNGDLHSLLRKQPGNRLPLQPVRFFAAEVLVALEYLHAMGIVYRDLKPENVLLREDGHVMLSDFDLCFKSDVVPTFKSRRYRRTSSSPSLRRRRSGCFSAAPAEEKYEREEIVSEFTAEPVTAFSRSCVGTHEYLAPELVSGNGHGSGVDWWAFGIFLYELLYGTTPFKGDSKEQTLRNIVSTTKTVRFHVDSDLDEARDLIEKLLVKDPKKRLGCARGAQDIKRHPFFDGIKWPLIRHYKPPEEVRGLVIKKSTRAHAGHVTAVTPRRRKSFLWRALSYILRGKSSSGGSKNQSNSNYYHYVGKSYASRKRV